One part of the Roseomonas gilardii genome encodes these proteins:
- a CDS encoding AI-2E family transporter: MREPVLRVTTGLCAAVLVFASLREAASVFVPATFALFIIAVVWPLQSLLQRRLPKVLALVITLVVALVAVMLLALLVAWGFSRIGQWVIANAARFQSIYLRQAEWLEGHGLPVAGLMAENFDMRWVVWLAQAATGQLQGFMSFVTVTLVFTILGMLEVDILRRKLATMGRQGEGRRLLDACARVASKLQTYMLVRTVMSALIGVTIWAFALLAGLDLPVEWGLIAFALNYIPFLGPLVATIFPTFFAALQFDSWEMPLTVFFGLNTIQFLSGSYIEPRLAGRAVSVSPFIVLFAVFFWSFLWGIAGAFIGIPVTIATLILCDAYDGSRWIANLLSGRDTAS, from the coding sequence ATGCGCGAACCCGTGCTGCGCGTGACGACGGGCCTCTGCGCGGCGGTGCTCGTCTTCGCATCGCTCCGCGAGGCCGCCTCGGTCTTCGTGCCCGCGACCTTCGCGCTCTTCATCATCGCCGTGGTCTGGCCCTTGCAGAGCCTGCTGCAGCGGCGCCTGCCGAAGGTGCTGGCCCTGGTGATCACGCTGGTCGTGGCCCTGGTCGCGGTGATGCTTCTCGCCCTGCTGGTGGCCTGGGGCTTCTCGCGGATCGGGCAATGGGTCATCGCCAACGCGGCGCGCTTCCAGTCGATCTACCTCCGCCAGGCGGAATGGCTGGAAGGGCACGGCCTCCCCGTGGCGGGGCTGATGGCGGAGAACTTCGACATGCGCTGGGTCGTCTGGCTCGCCCAGGCCGCCACGGGGCAGCTCCAGGGCTTCATGAGCTTCGTCACCGTCACGCTGGTCTTCACCATCCTGGGCATGCTGGAGGTGGACATCCTGCGCCGCAAGCTCGCCACCATGGGCCGGCAGGGGGAAGGGCGCCGCCTGCTCGACGCCTGCGCGCGGGTGGCCTCGAAGCTGCAGACCTACATGCTGGTGCGCACCGTGATGAGCGCGCTGATCGGCGTGACCATCTGGGCCTTCGCTCTGCTCGCCGGGCTGGACCTGCCGGTGGAGTGGGGCCTCATCGCCTTCGCGCTGAACTACATCCCCTTCCTCGGCCCGCTGGTGGCGACGATCTTCCCGACCTTCTTCGCCGCCCTGCAGTTCGACTCCTGGGAAATGCCGCTGACCGTCTTCTTCGGCCTGAACACCATCCAGTTCCTGTCCGGCAGCTACATCGAACCCCGCCTGGCCGGCAGGGCGGTCTCCGTCTCGCCCTTCATCGTGCTCTTCGCCGTCTTCTTCTGGTCCTTCCTCTGGGGCATCGCCGGTGCCTTCATCGGAATCCCCGTGACCATCGCGACGCTGATCCTCTGCGACGCCTATGACGGCTCCCGCTGGATCGCGAACCTGCTGTCCGGGCGCGACACGGCCAGCTGA
- a CDS encoding alpha/beta fold hydrolase, whose protein sequence is MPVPPVAPDPETRVPERVLLLHGIARRAASMSVMEHALSAAGYETLNIDYDARHKPLEALEEDLHEEAGAFLQRPGGRVHVVAHSMGGLLARAYITRHRPPALGRMVMLGPPNAGSELADLLCGQSLYRPLYHRVFGPAGAQLVTTPDAALVALLGPVDYELGVIAGDRALNLLASWFVLPGPNDGSVCVARTRVEGMADHIVLHVTHTLMMRHPEVIRQSLHFLRHGRFDHAVPT, encoded by the coding sequence ATGCCCGTGCCACCCGTCGCGCCAGATCCAGAAACCAGGGTACCGGAGCGGGTCCTGCTGCTGCACGGCATCGCCCGCCGCGCCGCCTCCATGTCCGTGATGGAGCATGCGCTGAGCGCCGCCGGCTACGAGACGCTGAACATCGACTACGACGCGCGCCACAAGCCGCTGGAAGCCCTGGAGGAGGATCTGCATGAGGAGGCCGGGGCCTTCCTGCAACGTCCCGGCGGCCGGGTGCATGTGGTGGCCCATTCCATGGGTGGGCTGCTGGCGCGGGCCTACATCACGCGTCACCGCCCCCCGGCCCTGGGCCGGATGGTGATGCTGGGCCCGCCCAACGCGGGCAGCGAGTTGGCCGACCTGCTCTGCGGGCAATCCCTCTACCGCCCCCTCTATCACCGCGTCTTCGGCCCCGCCGGGGCACAGCTCGTCACCACGCCGGATGCGGCGCTGGTCGCGCTGCTCGGCCCGGTGGATTATGAGCTGGGCGTCATCGCCGGCGACCGCGCGCTGAACCTCCTGGCCTCCTGGTTCGTCCTGCCCGGGCCGAATGACGGCAGCGTCTGCGTCGCCCGCACCCGGGTGGAGGGAATGGCCGACCACATCGTGCTGCACGTCACCCACACGCTCATGATGCGCCACCCGGAGGTGATCCGGCAAAGCCTCCACTTCCTGCGCCATGGCCGGTTCGACCATGCGGTCCCGACCTGA
- a CDS encoding alpha/beta hydrolase, producing MPAFPIRLLRRSLYVVLGALLALFVLRVWQVQGGPPLRTWHLYVPNEMRAEEIGTSDWASYLAAEQRVFDSVRREVTQKLEPEERTPLNRYFEGSPVYPPRFRQDWNRSFVLEPDGPPRGAVVLLHGLTDAPYSLRHVGRFYRDHGYVAIGIRLPGHGTVPAALSDVTWEDWMAATRLAVREARRRVPQGPLEIVGFSNGGALAMKYAMEALDDPKLARPGRVVLISPMVGITEFARFAGLAGLPALLPRFAKASWLGIVPEFNPFKYNSFPVNGARQSWRLTRALQEQVSQRAREGRLDGLPPVLTFQSVLDTTVSTPAVLDALYALLPANGSELVLFDLNRNSKLGILLSPSSETALERMLPPGPRRYRTVVVTNAVPGQDPMVARVTEPGSAETRVVPLRETYPRDVYSLSHVALPFPQGDSLYGQFPDPADEDFGVHFGTIAPKGERGVLAVSLDALIRMSSNPFFDEMLERIGQGLGAPH from the coding sequence GTGCCGGCATTTCCGATCAGACTTCTGCGCCGAAGCCTGTATGTCGTTCTCGGGGCCCTCCTGGCGCTCTTCGTGCTGCGCGTCTGGCAGGTCCAGGGCGGCCCGCCGCTGCGAACCTGGCACCTCTACGTTCCCAACGAGATGCGGGCCGAGGAGATCGGGACATCCGACTGGGCGAGCTATCTCGCGGCGGAGCAGCGCGTCTTCGACTCGGTCCGGCGGGAAGTGACGCAAAAGCTGGAACCGGAGGAGCGCACGCCGCTCAACCGCTATTTCGAGGGCAGCCCCGTCTATCCGCCGCGCTTCCGGCAGGACTGGAACCGTTCCTTCGTGCTGGAGCCGGACGGGCCGCCGCGCGGCGCGGTAGTGCTGCTGCACGGGCTGACCGACGCGCCCTACAGCCTGCGGCATGTCGGGCGCTTCTACCGCGACCACGGCTATGTCGCCATCGGCATCCGCCTGCCGGGGCATGGCACCGTGCCGGCGGCGCTGAGCGACGTGACCTGGGAGGACTGGATGGCGGCCACGCGCCTCGCGGTGCGCGAGGCCCGGCGCCGCGTCCCGCAAGGGCCGCTCGAGATCGTGGGCTTCTCCAATGGCGGCGCGCTGGCGATGAAATACGCCATGGAGGCGCTGGACGATCCGAAGCTGGCGCGGCCGGGGCGGGTGGTGCTGATCTCGCCCATGGTGGGCATCACCGAATTCGCCCGCTTCGCCGGGCTGGCGGGGCTGCCGGCTTTGCTGCCACGCTTCGCCAAGGCGAGCTGGCTCGGCATCGTGCCGGAGTTCAACCCGTTCAAGTACAACTCTTTTCCGGTCAATGGCGCACGCCAGTCCTGGCGGCTGACCCGGGCGCTGCAGGAACAGGTCAGCCAGCGCGCGCGCGAGGGCCGGCTCGACGGGCTGCCGCCGGTGCTGACCTTCCAGTCGGTGCTGGACACCACGGTCAGCACGCCCGCCGTTCTGGATGCGCTCTATGCCCTGCTGCCGGCCAATGGCAGCGAGCTCGTGCTGTTCGACCTCAACCGCAACAGCAAGCTGGGCATCCTGCTCAGCCCGAGTTCGGAGACGGCGCTGGAGCGGATGCTGCCGCCCGGCCCGCGCCGCTACCGCACCGTGGTCGTCACCAATGCCGTGCCGGGACAGGACCCCATGGTGGCGCGGGTGACCGAGCCCGGGAGCGCGGAGACGCGGGTGGTGCCACTGCGCGAGACCTATCCGCGCGACGTCTATTCCCTGTCCCACGTCGCCCTGCCCTTCCCGCAGGGCGACTCCCTCTACGGGCAGTTTCCCGATCCGGCCGACGAGGATTTCGGCGTGCATTTCGGCACGATCGCCCCGAAGGGGGAGCGCGGCGTGCTGGCGGTCAGCCTCGACGCGCTGATCCGCATGTCCTCCAACCCCTTCTTCGACGAGATGCTGGAACGGATCGGGCAAGGGCTCGGCGCGCCGCATTGA
- a CDS encoding NAD(P)H-dependent oxidoreductase has protein sequence MNHEILFRDLGDRRFRFALTGARGGFSRTLLAQIRAIPRLQPAVLCDLDPDGVLALLAELGFPADAARICDTPDAACDAAASGQIVVLRDQSLLGTVPHDILVEATGQPEAGARMALEAIRRGAHVAMVSKEVDSVVGPHLNRLACERGVVYTTADGDQPSNLIGLVTWARLLGFEVVAAGKSSEYDFVFDHATGAVTCAELQGEAPTLADLWMLGEDVGATLARRSAALADLPQSATPDYCEMNVVANSTGLLPSRPELSYPLCRITELADVFIPREEGGILDRTGVVDVFNCLRRPEEVSFGGGVFVVVRAGDRPVWEMLRGKGHLVSRNGRYACLFLPYHWMGLETPVSLLSAAGHGRASGSDTQRVHAVMVARTERDFRAGEMLEMGGHHHIMTDCTPLLLPAAEAEGLAPFYLAANKPLLVDVPRGTLIREEMVDLEGSLLQSLRREVTLPAAG, from the coding sequence ATGAACCACGAGATCCTCTTCCGCGACCTCGGCGACCGCCGCTTCCGCTTCGCGCTGACGGGTGCCAGGGGCGGCTTCAGCCGCACGCTGCTCGCACAGATCCGCGCCATTCCCCGGCTGCAGCCGGCGGTGCTCTGCGACCTCGATCCGGACGGCGTGCTGGCACTGCTGGCGGAGCTTGGCTTCCCGGCGGATGCCGCCCGGATCTGCGACACGCCGGACGCCGCGTGCGATGCCGCCGCTTCCGGCCAGATCGTGGTGCTGCGCGATCAGTCCCTGTTGGGCACCGTGCCGCACGACATCCTGGTGGAGGCCACCGGCCAGCCCGAAGCCGGTGCCCGCATGGCGCTGGAGGCGATCCGCCGCGGTGCGCATGTCGCCATGGTGAGCAAGGAGGTGGACTCCGTCGTCGGGCCGCATCTCAACAGGCTCGCCTGCGAGCGGGGCGTCGTCTACACCACGGCGGATGGCGACCAGCCGAGCAACCTGATCGGCCTCGTCACCTGGGCGCGACTGCTGGGCTTCGAGGTCGTTGCCGCCGGCAAGTCCAGCGAATACGATTTCGTCTTCGACCACGCCACCGGCGCCGTGACCTGTGCCGAACTGCAAGGCGAGGCGCCCACCCTGGCGGATCTCTGGATGCTGGGCGAGGATGTGGGCGCCACGCTGGCTCGCCGTTCCGCCGCGCTCGCCGACCTGCCGCAGAGCGCCACGCCCGACTACTGCGAGATGAACGTGGTGGCCAACTCCACCGGCCTGCTGCCCTCGCGCCCGGAACTCAGCTACCCGCTCTGCCGCATCACCGAGCTCGCGGATGTCTTCATCCCCCGCGAGGAAGGCGGCATCCTCGACCGCACCGGCGTGGTGGACGTGTTCAACTGCCTGCGCCGGCCGGAGGAGGTGAGCTTCGGCGGCGGTGTCTTCGTCGTGGTCCGCGCGGGCGACCGGCCGGTCTGGGAGATGCTGCGCGGCAAGGGCCATCTGGTCAGCCGCAACGGACGCTATGCCTGCCTCTTCCTGCCCTATCACTGGATGGGGCTGGAAACCCCGGTCTCGCTGCTTTCGGCGGCGGGGCACGGCCGCGCCTCCGGCAGCGACACCCAGCGTGTCCATGCGGTGATGGTGGCGCGCACCGAACGCGACTTCCGCGCCGGCGAGATGCTGGAGATGGGCGGCCATCATCACATCATGACGGATTGCACGCCGCTCCTCCTGCCCGCCGCCGAGGCGGAGGGGCTGGCACCCTTCTACCTCGCCGCCAACAAGCCGCTTCTGGTGGATGTGCCGCGCGGCACGCTGATCCGCGAGGAGATGGTGGATCTGGAGGGCTCGCTCCTCCAGTCCCTGCGGCGCGAGGTCACGCTGCCGGCGGCAGGCTGA
- a CDS encoding tripartite tricarboxylate transporter permease produces MFDNLDALMHGFGVVLTFHHVAIIMGGVLLGILVGVLPGLGAPNGVTLLLPLTFSMDPVSAIILLTSLYWGALFGGSTTSILFNIPGEPSSVATTFDGYPMARNGRATEALTYAFLSAGFGALVGVLVITVLSGFVTSFALRFGPPEYFAVYLLAFASFIAFGGGAPLKTLVSICLGFGFGMVGMDTVSGSMRLTFDIPDLIKGISFLVVVIGLFGIGELLLTLEEGLEFKSVRAKLNPIEILRAAAKMPQYFFAMLRGSAIGVWMGITPGGPTAASFMSYGIARKVSRRRDNFGKGEPEGVIAPETADHSAGTAAMLPMLALGIPGSATSAVMLGGLMIWGLNPGPMLFIEQKDFVWGMIASMYLGNVIGVVLVLATVPFFAALLSVPFTIIGPIIVTVCLAGAYTVANSAFDLWIMLAFGVAGYVMKKLDYPIAPLVLAMVIGDKAEDAFRQSMLLSQGSLGILWSNPLVGTISTVAILFLLWPLVAAFLGWRRAGKSVLAAGSGSQA; encoded by the coding sequence ATGTTCGACAATCTCGACGCGCTGATGCACGGCTTCGGCGTCGTGCTCACCTTCCACCACGTCGCCATCATCATGGGCGGGGTGCTGCTGGGCATCCTGGTCGGCGTGCTGCCCGGCCTCGGCGCGCCGAACGGCGTGACCCTGCTGCTGCCGCTGACCTTCTCGATGGACCCTGTCTCGGCCATCATCCTGCTCACCAGCCTCTACTGGGGCGCGCTCTTCGGCGGCTCCACCACCTCGATCCTGTTCAACATCCCGGGCGAGCCCTCCTCCGTCGCCACGACCTTCGACGGCTATCCCATGGCCCGCAACGGACGGGCCACCGAGGCGCTAACCTATGCCTTCCTGTCCGCCGGCTTCGGCGCGCTGGTGGGCGTGCTGGTGATCACCGTGCTGTCCGGCTTCGTCACCTCCTTCGCCCTGCGCTTCGGCCCGCCGGAATACTTCGCGGTCTATCTGCTGGCCTTCGCCTCCTTCATCGCCTTCGGCGGCGGCGCGCCGCTCAAGACGCTGGTCTCCATCTGCCTGGGCTTCGGCTTCGGCATGGTGGGCATGGACACGGTCTCCGGCTCCATGCGCCTGACCTTCGACATCCCCGACCTGATCAAGGGCATCTCCTTCCTCGTCGTGGTGATCGGCCTCTTCGGCATCGGCGAGCTGCTGCTGACGCTGGAGGAAGGGCTGGAGTTCAAGAGCGTCCGCGCCAAGCTCAACCCGATCGAGATCCTGCGCGCCGCCGCGAAGATGCCGCAGTACTTCTTCGCCATGCTACGCGGCAGCGCCATCGGCGTCTGGATGGGCATCACCCCGGGCGGCCCGACCGCGGCCTCCTTCATGTCCTACGGCATCGCGCGCAAGGTCTCGCGCCGTCGCGACAATTTCGGCAAGGGCGAGCCGGAGGGCGTGATCGCGCCGGAAACGGCGGACCATTCCGCCGGCACCGCCGCCATGCTGCCGATGCTGGCGCTGGGCATCCCCGGCTCCGCCACCTCGGCGGTGATGCTGGGCGGGCTGATGATCTGGGGCCTCAACCCCGGCCCGATGCTCTTCATCGAGCAGAAGGATTTCGTCTGGGGCATGATCGCCTCGATGTACCTGGGCAACGTCATCGGCGTGGTGCTGGTGCTGGCCACGGTGCCCTTCTTCGCGGCGCTGCTCTCGGTGCCTTTCACCATCATCGGCCCGATCATCGTCACCGTCTGCCTTGCCGGCGCCTATACCGTCGCGAACTCCGCCTTCGACCTGTGGATCATGCTGGCTTTCGGCGTGGCGGGCTACGTCATGAAGAAGCTGGACTACCCGATCGCCCCGCTCGTCCTGGCCATGGTGATCGGCGACAAGGCGGAGGACGCCTTCCGCCAGTCCATGCTGCTCTCCCAGGGCTCCCTCGGCATCCTCTGGTCGAACCCCTTGGTGGGCACGATCTCCACCGTCGCCATCCTGTTCCTGCTCTGGCCCCTCGTGGCGGCTTTCCTGGGCTGGCGCCGCGCCGGCAAGTCCGTCCTGGCCGCGGGGTCTGGGAGCCAGGCGTGA
- a CDS encoding 4-hydroxythreonine-4-phosphate dehydrogenase PdxA: MEAQLLTRPRIALAMGDAAGVSSELAAKVLADPQVREAAEITVIGDARMLARGAEFAGVNPDVDVVRDGEPMPRRVPGRPVLIDLGHGDPDGIRLGEISEAGGRFATENFRRALRMAAAGEADAVCFTPFNKAAMRLVTPGYEDEIGFSAETIGFHGVAKEFNVLEGLWNARVTSHVPLKDVAGLLTKEAILDNLRLTDEALRASGVARPRIAVAGLNPHAGDNGNFGREEIDVIAPAVEAGKREQIACDGPFPADTVFVRARRGDFDAVLTMFHDQGQIAMKLIGFDAGVTLMGGFPFPICTAAHGTAYDIAGKGIAHPGAMRNALLLASRMAASRIAA, from the coding sequence ATGGAAGCGCAACTGCTGACGAGGCCGAGGATCGCTCTGGCCATGGGCGACGCGGCCGGCGTCTCCTCCGAACTGGCCGCCAAGGTGCTGGCCGATCCCCAGGTGCGCGAGGCCGCCGAGATCACCGTGATCGGCGATGCCCGCATGCTGGCCCGCGGCGCCGAATTCGCCGGCGTCAACCCGGATGTCGATGTGGTGCGCGATGGCGAGCCGATGCCACGCCGCGTGCCCGGCCGCCCCGTGCTGATCGATCTCGGCCATGGTGACCCGGACGGCATCAGGCTGGGCGAGATCTCCGAAGCCGGCGGCCGCTTCGCCACCGAGAATTTCCGCCGCGCCCTGCGCATGGCCGCCGCCGGCGAGGCCGACGCGGTCTGCTTCACACCCTTCAACAAGGCGGCGATGCGCCTCGTCACCCCGGGCTACGAGGACGAGATCGGTTTCTCCGCCGAGACCATCGGCTTCCATGGCGTGGCCAAGGAGTTCAACGTCCTGGAAGGGCTGTGGAACGCCCGCGTCACCTCGCATGTGCCGCTGAAGGACGTGGCCGGGCTGCTGACGAAGGAGGCCATCCTCGACAACCTGCGCCTGACCGACGAGGCGCTGCGCGCCTCTGGCGTCGCCCGCCCGCGCATCGCCGTGGCGGGACTGAACCCGCATGCCGGCGACAACGGCAATTTCGGGCGCGAGGAGATCGACGTGATCGCCCCGGCGGTGGAGGCGGGCAAGCGCGAGCAGATCGCCTGCGACGGTCCCTTCCCGGCGGACACGGTCTTCGTGCGCGCCAGGCGCGGCGATTTCGACGCGGTGCTGACCATGTTCCACGACCAGGGCCAGATCGCGATGAAGCTGATCGGCTTCGATGCCGGCGTGACGCTGATGGGCGGCTTCCCCTTCCCGATCTGCACCGCCGCCCATGGCACGGCCTATGACATCGCGGGCAAGGGCATCGCCCATCCCGGCGCCATGCGCAACGCGCTGCTGCTGGCCTCCCGCATGGCGGCGAGCCGCATCGCCGCCTGA
- a CDS encoding Bug family tripartite tricarboxylate transporter substrate binding protein, which translates to MRVLPTLTLAFSLGAASLAATAPRPALAAWEPNRPVEFIVTSGAGGGTDLFARTIQAAIQKHELLNVPVVVTNKGGGSGAEGFVYGRGSQGDPLKVIFGTNNEWLLPYVARVAWKPEQLVPVAAMAFDEFMLWVKADAPYKTAADYIAAAREKPGAMKMGGSQTKDTDQILTLKIQKATGVRFTYIPFRGGGEAGVQLAGGHVDSNVNNPSESVGGWRGDQVRPVCVFRKTPLSVTEKVTATQSWADIPTCASQGIAVDEYRMPRTVFLPPDVPKEAQEFWTNVMRKVTETPEWKDYITRTVQSAVFLTPDQMKPLMEEEQKSGKEMFAAEKWLVN; encoded by the coding sequence ATGCGCGTTCTCCCGACGCTGACGCTCGCCTTCTCGCTCGGTGCCGCCTCCCTGGCGGCGACGGCACCCCGCCCCGCCCTGGCGGCCTGGGAGCCGAACCGCCCCGTCGAGTTCATCGTCACCTCCGGCGCCGGTGGCGGCACCGACCTCTTCGCCCGCACCATCCAGGCGGCGATCCAGAAGCATGAGCTGCTGAACGTGCCCGTCGTCGTCACCAACAAGGGCGGCGGATCGGGCGCGGAGGGCTTCGTCTATGGCCGTGGCTCGCAGGGCGACCCGCTGAAGGTGATCTTCGGCACCAACAACGAGTGGCTGCTGCCCTATGTCGCGCGCGTGGCCTGGAAGCCGGAGCAGCTCGTGCCGGTGGCCGCCATGGCCTTCGACGAATTCATGCTGTGGGTGAAGGCCGACGCGCCCTACAAGACCGCCGCCGACTACATCGCCGCGGCGCGCGAGAAGCCCGGCGCCATGAAGATGGGTGGCAGCCAGACCAAGGACACCGACCAGATCCTCACGCTGAAGATCCAGAAGGCGACCGGCGTGCGCTTCACCTACATCCCCTTCCGCGGCGGCGGAGAGGCGGGCGTGCAGCTCGCGGGCGGGCATGTGGATTCCAACGTCAACAACCCCTCCGAAAGCGTCGGCGGCTGGCGCGGCGACCAGGTCCGCCCGGTCTGCGTCTTCCGCAAGACGCCCCTGTCGGTCACGGAGAAGGTAACCGCGACGCAGTCCTGGGCCGATATCCCGACCTGCGCCAGCCAGGGCATCGCGGTGGACGAGTACCGCATGCCGCGCACCGTCTTCCTGCCGCCCGACGTGCCGAAGGAGGCGCAGGAATTCTGGACCAACGTGATGCGCAAGGTCACCGAGACGCCGGAATGGAAGGACTACATCACCCGCACGGTGCAGAGCGCGGTCTTCCTGACGCCTGACCAGATGAAGCCCCTCATGGAGGAGGAGCAGAAATCCGGCAAGGAGATGTTCGCCGCCGAGAAGTGGCTGGTGAACTGA
- a CDS encoding tripartite tricarboxylate transporter TctB family protein yields MLTRYRMEMATAAVVFLLGAIAVIGALELDYGWAEDGPQAGYFPFRIGLIVMAAAVAIAVQSWYNRTALTREVFVDRAGSGRVLRFGLSILALVVLSLTLGMYVAMAAYLFVMMRWQGRHSWLASIAVPLLYTIATWLVFERWFLVPLLKGPVEVWLGLA; encoded by the coding sequence ATGCTGACGCGTTACCGGATGGAAATGGCCACGGCGGCCGTCGTCTTCCTGCTGGGTGCCATCGCCGTGATCGGCGCCCTGGAACTGGACTATGGCTGGGCGGAGGACGGGCCGCAGGCCGGCTACTTCCCCTTCCGCATCGGCCTGATCGTCATGGCCGCCGCCGTCGCGATCGCGGTGCAAAGCTGGTACAACCGCACGGCCCTGACGCGGGAGGTCTTCGTGGACCGCGCCGGCAGCGGGCGCGTGCTGCGCTTCGGCCTGTCGATCCTGGCCCTGGTGGTGCTGTCGCTCACCCTCGGCATGTATGTCGCCATGGCCGCCTACCTGTTCGTCATGATGCGCTGGCAGGGGCGGCATTCCTGGCTCGCCAGCATCGCCGTGCCGCTGCTCTACACCATCGCGACATGGCTGGTCTTCGAGCGCTGGTTCCTCGTGCCGCTCCTCAAGGGGCCGGTCGAGGTTTGGCTCGGCCTGGCCTGA
- a CDS encoding NAD(P)-dependent oxidoreductase, with product MKLAFLGLGLMGAPMARRVLAAGHDVTVWNRSPDKAAPFAEAGAHVAASAAEAVREAEAVILMLENGPVVERVLFGGVAEAVPPGAVVADMSSIKPAEAQDHAARLAERGVHHVDAPVSGGTTAAEAGTLAIMAGGEAEPFARVEPALCAMGRPVLVGPHGAGQLAKLANQVIVGVTIGAVAEALMLAARGGADPAKVREALRGGFAESRILELHAQRMIERDFATRGRCVTHLKDLDNALDAAERLGLESVPYSALTADLYRGLIESQGDPDHSALLLELERRNPRTDARQEVEA from the coding sequence ATGAAACTCGCATTCCTGGGCCTGGGGCTGATGGGCGCCCCGATGGCGCGCCGCGTGCTGGCGGCCGGACATGATGTGACGGTGTGGAACCGTTCCCCCGACAAGGCCGCCCCCTTTGCCGAGGCTGGCGCGCATGTGGCGGCCAGCGCCGCCGAGGCGGTGCGCGAGGCCGAGGCCGTGATCCTGATGCTGGAGAACGGCCCGGTGGTGGAGCGCGTGCTCTTCGGCGGCGTGGCGGAGGCCGTACCGCCCGGTGCGGTGGTGGCGGACATGTCCTCCATCAAACCCGCCGAGGCGCAGGACCATGCCGCGCGGCTGGCGGAACGGGGTGTGCATCACGTGGACGCGCCGGTTTCCGGCGGCACCACGGCGGCGGAGGCAGGCACGCTCGCCATCATGGCGGGCGGGGAGGCGGAGCCCTTCGCCCGTGTCGAGCCGGCACTGTGCGCCATGGGCCGGCCGGTGCTGGTCGGGCCGCACGGGGCGGGGCAGCTCGCCAAGCTGGCCAACCAGGTGATCGTCGGCGTCACCATCGGCGCGGTGGCCGAGGCGCTGATGCTGGCCGCGCGCGGCGGCGCCGACCCGGCCAAGGTGCGCGAGGCGCTGCGCGGCGGCTTCGCCGAGAGCCGCATCCTGGAACTGCATGCCCAGCGCATGATCGAGCGAGACTTCGCCACGCGCGGCCGCTGCGTCACGCATCTGAAGGACCTGGACAACGCGCTCGACGCAGCGGAACGGCTGGGGCTGGAAAGCGTGCCCTATTCCGCGCTCACCGCCGATCTCTATCGCGGGCTGATCGAGAGCCAGGGCGACCCCGACCATTCCGCCCTGCTGCTGGAGCTGGAGCGCCGCAACCCGCGCACCGATGCGCGGCAGGAGGTGGAGGCATGA